The Oreochromis niloticus isolate F11D_XX linkage group LG2, O_niloticus_UMD_NMBU, whole genome shotgun sequence genome includes a region encoding these proteins:
- the tomm5 gene encoding mitochondrial import receptor subunit TOM5 homolog isoform X2, translating to MFKLEGLGPKMDPEEMKKKMRQDVILSLRNFLIYVALLRATPYVLKKLDSI from the exons ATGTTTAAACTGGAAGGGCTCGGACCCAAAATGGACCCGGAGGAGATGAAGAAGAAAATGCGACAAGATGTCATCTTATCTTTACGAAACTTCCTTATTTACGTCGCTCTGCTCAGAGCCA CACCATATGTGTTAAAGAAGCTGGACAGCATATGA
- the tomm5 gene encoding mitochondrial import receptor subunit TOM5 homolog isoform X1 → MNFPSHFQHIFKQLNHQRLQAQLCDCVVVVGGQTFQAHRSILAACSSHFRALLTSSDTADEAGGSGADRCRDGPSVIELDPEVVTPESFSTLLDMIYTSTLSLGTSNVMDVLLAASHLHLNAVVKACKIHLSRKNFPASAPKGWRSVQQQEQESPSSQLAGSSQQRVTSGLEEDLDKEEMGEEVSQSVGDEDCVVIVGHKRKLHEDRLSDRKRTSRLPGENYKECSPTVTRSCVSHEDRGEALLSTGCLQITDALWENQGDEEEKKYKAPKGELEEIQLPSQSDSSIGGVWEKGEDTDGDGVVKVKVGEEEGDRPQMPVIEVKKENLSSYSPDLLTSNSPPSPLEACTDNLNAQLSGEKMAAASPATCNVGSLQSELCTDLRTEEQKETGDLDENSADGEGLDSLSDLAFSCFLNPGTESVMGALEEDDSLASLTAAATAAAAAASEALPALVDAGEQDQKSDEANTSTAQSSDSSSSLIFPVTSVPLQQLLPTQSPGFSDTIILQPTQNSLTGFLSTVRPPLSVGAPVVQPSRAGKSSGATTFRRIAPKTQPGSESGTELSHGSGGTPPIGHL, encoded by the coding sequence ATGAACTTTCCAAGTCACTTTCAGCATATTTTCAAGCAGCTCAACCACCAGCGCCTCCAAGCtcagctgtgtgactgtgtAGTGGTGGTTGGAGGTCAGACCTTTCAGGCTCACCGCTCCATCCTGGCAGCATGCAGTTCTCACTTCAGGGCTCTCCTCACCTCCAGCGACACTGCAGATGAGGCTGGAGGTTCAGGGGCTGACAGGTGTCGAGATGGTCCCAGTGTGATAGAGCTCGATCCAGAGGTGGTGACCCCAGAGTCTTTCTCCACCCTGCTCGATATGATTTACACCTCCACTCTTTCCCTAGGGACCTCCAATGTGATGGATGTGTTACTGGCGGCATCGCACCTGCACCTCAACGCCGTGGTCAAGGCCTGCAAGATACACCTGTCCAGGAAAAACTTCCCTGCCTCTGCGCCTAAAGGTTGGAGgtctgtgcagcagcaggaacAGGAAAGTCCATCTTCCCAGCTAGCAGGCAGTTCACAGCAACGGGTCACATCAGGCCTGGAAGAGGACCTCGATAAAGAGGAAATGGGAGAGGAGGTGAGTCAGTCTGTTGGGGATGAAGACTGTGTGGTGATAGTGGGGCATAAGAGAAAGCTGCATGAGGACAGGCTCAGTGACAGGAAGAGAACCTCCAGACTTCCTGGAGAAAACTATAAGGAGTGTTCACCTACTGTTACCAGGAGCTGTGTGAGCCACGAGGACAGAGGAGAAGCTCTGTTGTCCACAGGTTGCCTGCAGATAACTGACGCACTCTGGGAAAACCAAGGTgatgaggaggagaagaagtaCAAAGCACCCAAGGGAGAGTTAGAGGAAATCCAGCTGCCGAGCCAGTCGGATAGCAGCATAGGAGGTGTGTGGGAGAAGGGTGAAGATACAGATGGAGACGGTGTGGTCAAGGTAAAAGTGGGAGAAGAAGAGGGAGACAGGCCACAGATGCCAGTGATTGAGGTGAAAAAGGAAAATCTAAGCTCATATTCTCCAGATTTGTTAACCAGTAATTCTCCTCCGTCTCCACTGGAAGCCTGCACAGACAATTTGAATGCGCAACTCAGTGGTGAGAAGATGGCTGCAGCCAGCCCAGCAACGTGTAATGTTGGCTCTTTACAGTCGGAGCTGTGCACAGATCTTCGCACTGAGGAGCAGAAAGAAACTGGAGATCTGGATGAGAACTCTGCGGATGGTGAGGGCCTGGACAGCCTGTCAGACCTGGCTTTTTCCTGCTTTCTCAATCCTGGCACTGAAAGTGTCATGGGAGCTCTGGAAGAAGATGACAGTCTAGCCAGCCTCACGGCTGCTGCCACAGCTGCTGCCGCTGCCGCCAGCGAAGCTCTTCCAGCTCTGGTAGATGCAGGTGAGCAGGATCAAAAGTCAGACGAGGCAAACACCTCTACTGCTCAGTCTTCAGACTCTTCATCTTCACTTATTTTTCCGGTCACCTCGGTCCCCTTGCAGCAGCTTCTCCCAACTCAGAGCCCAGGATTTAGTGACACCATCATCCTCCAGCCCACCCAGAACTCTCTAACAGGGTTCCTGAGCACTGTCAGACCACCACTCAGTGTGGGAGCCCCTGTCGTCCAACCCTCGAGGGCAGGGAAAAGCTCAGGAGCAACAACCTTCCGTCGAATCGCCCCCAAAACGCAACCTGGATCAGAATCTGGCACAGAGCTTTCCCATGGCTCTGGGGGGACGCCGCCGATCGGCCACCTCTGA